TCCTATTGTTGTTTGCAGTATGCTAGTGTTTGTATGCAATTATCTGTAAATATGGGCATAACAAACAATCTTAATGTTTCTATGAAAGCATCCTTATGGTTCATTTGTGAGAATGGCAGTATATTGTGCAGACGGGTACTTGATACTTTTAATCATCATTTGCACTATTTACACTTGTATGGTTGAGATTAATTTGTGAGCCATTTTAATTTATGCAACACTTCAGATGGACTTCAGAGTAGTATAGGGACCTACTAAATCCAGCATGCATGGGATATAAAAATCTTTGCATCGAGCTGCTTAAACTTGATTACTGTGAAAACCCTGCAGGAAGCTTCTAATTCAGTACATCTGTTTCTGAGAAAACATCATCATATACTTCAGCAGTTAGAGACCTTGAATTGTCTTTAACACTCTTCACTTTGTGCAGTTTATTTTCAGAAATGATTTGAAATGGTGCCCTATGTTCTGCAAGCTGAAAACGTTGTTGCTCAATGACTGGTGTGTGAGTTATGACTTCCGCGGACTAATTTACTTTCTCCAGCACTCACCTATTCTAGAGACGCTTACGCTTCAGTTTGATTCTCTTACTTTTGAGGTACCAAGTATATATTCTCTGATAACTTGTCTTTGAAGTTGTCATGTATCTTTTGTTGACTTGATCATTGCCATGTATCTTTTGTTGACCTAATCAAAATAATGTTTGCTACAGAGATTTGTCTCACTACGTGTAGCCCTTGTCCCAAGAGGAAAAGGCCGTAACTCAATTGAACAATCGTTGATATCATAGCATCTCAAGGTAGTCAAAATTATGTATGCGCCGAAGAGAGATATGATAGTTGACCTTATTTTAAAGGTGCTCTCTACCCATGGAGTACCTTCTGAGAAAATTGAGTTCGAGTAAGTAACCATTATCATTCTTCAATATTATTGTTGTTCAGTTTCCAGCCCATAGATAACATTATTCAATGACAATATTTGTTTTGAAATTTTTTAATGAAAAGCTTAATTGTTAATTAGACCCAATCAGAATTGCATGCTATATCTTCATGCGCCACTTTTACTTCCTTTTAGCCCACAACGATGCGTTAGCCTTACAGTGGCACCTACAATGTTGCTCCTTATTGTGCCAGTGTTTTTTTTTTGTTTAAAGGAGGATCTACCTTTTTTAGAGGTGGCGAAACATCTAGAGGTGCAACTTGGGCCACAACGAGATGGACGGGGAGCATAGCACTGCAATAGGAAGTCTTGAACTTTATGCTTGATTAGCAAAGCTAGCTCTGTTGTAGGTAGTACTGAAGGTAGAATACTTTAATAAGTGTATTTGTTTCCCTTGTAATGGGACAGTTTTCCAAGTTGCTCTATGGCTGTTTGATGATCAAGTAAATAGTTGAAACGCTACCTAGAAAGGCTGCCTATCAAATACTCTTTATACTTTGATGCACATGTTTGACTTTTGAAATAtccaatacaccttatattttaaaacggagggagtataagttAAGACATGTGCCCTGTCCCAAGTTAATCCAGTGATGGAATTTCTCGTACAGTATGCCCTGTATCTCTTCCAGTCTGGAGTCCTTTTTTTTACATGGTCTAGTCTGTAGTCTCGTGTGCTCACTCTGTCCTCTGTTGTTTATTTTATGCAGCTAGGTAGGGTTCTGTTTGAGCTGGAGGTGTTCAGTTCAACTGGTCTACTTTGTCTTCCGCCATGCGAACTTCAGTTCAACTGGTCTCACTCTGGAGATGATCAAGTGTCGCCATGCTGCTAGCGGCGCAGTCTGCTTATTTCCTCAACTCGGCGATAGGCCTGAACTATTTTACCCGCTCAAGAACTATGCTCATTTTTATTAAGACGTGTGTGGAGCCTTTCCCGTGTTGTTTCAGGCTCGGCTATGACCGGAGCGTATGAGTCTACTTGTGCAACTGCTATATAATTTAGCCTTAGGGTGTCGTTGATACCGAGtgttatgaccggcatattaGGTGGGCTGTGGCCCAAGTTATCTTATTGTTATTAGGAGCTTAGCCTAATTATCTTATCGGTATTAGGGTCGTCtgcttaggagtcaagtaaacctctctatataaggagaggagatgtatcaatctaatcaagcaagaagtaatCAGTATTTTCTCGGCTTCCCTTAGGGAGCCCtgagacctaaccctagccgcctcttgcGCCGCTTCCGCCTCTTCTCCACCACGCAAGGACGGCGCccagccgccggccgccgcgTCCTCGACCTCGTCTTCCTCCATCTTTCCCCTACAATTTATGCCCTAGAACCGGCAAAACCCTAGCTCCTAACACCTTGGTATCAGGTAGCTTAGTTCCGATCATGTCTTCGCCGCCGCCCATCCCGTCGCTTCCGCTGCCGACCGTCACCACCGCGCCGCTGGCCTTCTCCACCGTGTCGCTGCCCTCCCGTCCGCGCCGCTGGTCGCATCCTCCAGCGCCGCCACCACCCAGATGACGGCGCCCTCTACCGCACCACCGACCGCCGTCTACTCCCCGGCGGAGATCACCGGGGTCCTCAACGATCTCGTCACCGCCGTCCAGGGATACGGCTATACCTAGCCGGCCCCTACTGCCGCGACCGGGCCAGCCGCCCTGCCGTGGTATTCGGCACCCGCGGCGCCGACCGGGCCTCTACACCACCACTGGCCGCttcagccgccgcccgccgccgcgccccaaTGGCCGCAGTGGCCGGCGCCGGCCCTCACCGCGTCACCCACGCCACCCGGGTCATCGCCGCCACCGCCCTGGCAGTCGCCGCACCCCGGGGCCACCGCGACACTGGTCGGGCCGCTGCAGCCCTCGCTACAGCTACAGCCAGTCCCCCGCCACCGCCTCGATCTGGCCACAATGGCCGGCCGCGGCCATCGCCGcgcccgccgcctccgccgttTCCAGGCAGCAGCAGCTGCCGCTGCCGGCGCCTCTGCCACCCAGCACCGGGCTGACTACAACCGCGTCGGCAAGCGTGTCGATTCAGCAAGTGCGGTTCCCGCCCTGCCGTCCCAGCTTCCGGCCTGGTTGGCTGGGACGTCACCGCCGCCAGTCTACACCATGGCCGCGGACCAGCCGGCGCCCTCCCTGTCGTACGACGGGCCCTCCGGCTCCGCGGGTTTCCACGCTGGCTTCGACGGGCCACCGCTTTCCTGCGGACCACCTGTGCACATCGGACCAACGCCATCCTATTGCTCCGTACCGCCGAGCCGTCGCTCACGGCGGTCATGCTCAGTCACCGCCGCGCTTCGCCAAGCTCGCCTTCGCCACCTACGACGGCGCCGAGGACCCCCTCAACTGGCTCAACCAGTGCGAGCAGTTCTTCCGGGGGCAACGGACGCTCGCGTCGGACCGCACCTGGCTCGCCTCTTATCACCTCCGCGGCATCGTACAGACGTGGTACTACGCCCTCgaggaggacgagggcagcaTGCCCCCATGGGAGCGCTTTCACGAGTTCTGCCTCCTTCGATTCGGACTACCGATACGTGGGAGCCGGCTGGAGGAgttgggccgccttcccttcaCCTTTACGGTGCAGGACTACACCGACCGCTTTCAGGCCCTGGCGTACCACGCGTCCGGCGTGACGGCTCACCAGCGGGCCGAACTCTTCGTCGGCGGTCTGCCAGATCATATCCGTGTGGACGTCGAGCTGCAGGGACCCCAGGACCTCCAGACGGCCATGTACTACGTCCGCGCGTTCGAGCACCGCGCGGTGGCCATCCAGCAGGCATCACCGTCCCCGGCCGCTGGGCCGCCACCCTGGCTGGATGTTCCCGCGCAGGGTCATCCTGCTCAGGCTTCCGCGGCACCCCTTGCCGCGACCGCGGCGCGCCCGTTCCGCCGGCTCACCTCGGCCGAGCTACTCGAGCGTCGCCgccaagggttgtgcttcaactgCGATGAGACCTACATGCCCGGCCACGTCTGCCCCCGACTCTTCTACCTGGAGGCTGCAGACTACATTGAGgaggacgccgtcgccgccgggcTCGGCGACCTGGCCGCCCCAGCTGTCGTGGAGGTGTTTGACGCTGGTTGATCACCTCGAGGAGTTCAGCAAGCGCTTCCCCGCCttacagctcgaggacgagctgtttgtgcaggcggggagaagtgttatgaccggcatattaGGTGGGCTGTGGCCCAagttatcttatcgttattaggggcttagcccaattatcttatcgATATTAGGGTTGTttgcttaggagtcaagtaaacctctctatataaggagaggagatgtatcgatctaatcaagcaagaagcaatcagTATTTGATCGGCTTCCcttagggagccgggagacctaaccctagccgcctcttgcGCCGCCGCCACCTCTTCTCGACCACGCAAGGACGGCGCCCAGCCGTcggccgccgcgccctcgacCTCGTCTTCCTCCATCTTTCCCCTACAATCTATGCCTTAGAACCGGCAAAACCCTAGCTCCTAACAGTCatctagggatgtaagtggcaaataaatgACGTCTGCAATCCCGTTTAGTTACTGTTTGCTAGCTTGATAGTTCATTTTTCTCAAACAAACAAAAAACCTTTTTGAATTATCATATCATAAGTAGACTTTAAACAGGATTAAACGGGCCCGGTTGACATCCCTAGTGTCATCCGGCAAAAACCAATCCCGAAATTTAATCCAAAACAGGCGGATCGATCCTTGGTACCAATCTCTGGAGCGGGGTCTTGTGATTTATTATGGAGGTGGCAAACCAAGTACTAATACAGCTCATTGATTTTCTCAAAAGTTAATCTTCATAACCCTTTGCTgccaaatttggcccattaaCATGATCGATGCCAAATTTGTTTCTCAAGCTATATTTCAAGTTTGGACATGGAATTTTTGTGACATTGTATTGCTTCTATGTCGAAAAAAACATACATTTTACAACTAGTTTCACCACAAGTGTGAGTGCACCCGCTACGATCTCCTGCTCTGGCCACCCTTTGCTGCCTCGATGTGTCTTCACTTGCACATAGAAGCAAAGATTTCATGTTTCAAAGCAATTTTAACTTCCCACATATCCAATAAAATGCACCACCCTAGACCTAATCATTCCGCCCGAGCCTGGCTCCACTTTTCCGCCCAAAGCTCAAAAACAGCACTAAGTGACCAAATATGTTACGTTATTCATAAAATAGGAATAGTGTAGTATGGAGGCTCTTGTGACTTAACTGTAACCCTGACTATAGAATAAAACTCCTCTTTTACCATGCAAAAAAAAAGGAATAGCGTAGTATGTTTTGCCCTGAAATTGATTGTCTAAGTTCTGAAAATGACACTGTTCATGTAGTTTGGGCCAGGCTTGGAATTTTTAGACTGGGCTCTGCCAAGCCCGGCCCGGCCCAGAAAACGATCAGGTTTACACCACCCGCTTGCAGCTTCCTCGACCGCGGCAAGGCCCCTGTTTTCAGGTgtgaaaaaaaaaaaaaaagcaaaTCCCCTGCTTCTGTTTTCCTCCCCGCGAGCCATCCCCGGCTCCTACCGACCCCGCCgcttcatcgccgccgccgccgccatgaacCAGCCGGTGCAGAAGAACACCCTCTACGTAGGTACGCTGTAGCACCATCCTCCCTCACTAACCTCTTCTCCTCTTCCCTTGTCCTCTcttcgctcgctcgctcgctcgccaCCTGTTCGACGAAATTCCTCCCCGAGATGCACACGGTTCTTCCCCGGGTGTTCTCCTGGCTGCTTCCCCGGCCGCAGAAGGGCCTCGGCTTCTCTTTCTCCCTGGCCAAACTCCCGTGCGATGGAAACTAAGCCGAGCTCCGTTTGCTTGCTTCCTTCGGCGCAGGTGGGCTGGCGGAGGAGGTGGACGAGAAGATCCTGCACGCGGCGTTCGTGCCGTTCGGGGAGGTCAAGGACGTCAAGACCCCGCTCGACCAGGCCACGCAGAAGCACCGCTCCTTCGGCTTCGTCACCTTCCTCGAGCGcgaggacgccgccgccgccatggacaACATGGACGGCGCCGAGCTCTTCGGCCGCGTCCTCACCGTCAACTACGCCTTCCCCGAGAAGATCAAGGGAGGGGAGCAGGGATGGGCCGCGCAGCCAGGTACGTCAGGCGCCCCGCGCTTTCTCCTCTGTTCAGTTACGTTACGCCCTTCCTTCGTGCTTGCCTGCCTGGTTGCTTGACACTAGGGTTAGGGCTGCCAAATGTTTTTCCTTACCTGGCATGAAATTTGAAAATTAAGGGCGAGGAATTTTTAGGACTTGCGATTAGACTAAAGCCTAGAGATTTGATATGGTGTTAATGTCCGCGAGTTATGCTTTTGTATTGTGGTTTGTCTTTATGTTTTCTCCAGTTCGAATCGGTAGAAAAATGAGTGTCCATATACATTAAGCTCTTGTGCTGACCAACAAGTTGTGAGTTTTCGATAGTTCTGTGTCATGGGGTTTGGATTAATTCTAGTGTGCCCGGGAATAGGTTTCTACTTAGATCTTTCTGTATTGGAAATATGTTAGCTCTTGCTTGGTTTGGTAGGAACAATGTTCAGAATTTCAACTATATAATCTGAATAGTCCAAATGTGTCCATCTGGTTCAGCTCTAGTAGTCAGCAATCAGAATTGTAGGTCCTCTGCTAATCTCACGTGCATTCTTCGCTTATAAATTTAGCCATGATCCAAACATCTCGATCTAGTATCTAATTTACTATGGATGCTCCCATATTTAAAATATTTACCCATGCCAGTTTTAGTTGAAACCGCATTATCAAAATGCCAATTTAAAATTTATGATCTTATCACACAAATACTATTATATTACTTAGTTGTAGTGGTCGGCTTTGCAGAAAAAAAGAGACAAGTGTTATATAAGTATGACTATGAGCTCTCGGTTCTCAGTCTGTCTGGATCTGTATATAATTAGGAAGATATTGATGAGAAAACTTTCAGAGTTGAGAGTTTATATCTTTGTTACTACCCCTGTTTGGAAATACATGACATCCTTTTACTCATAATGAGAAAGGTTTTAGATTGGTCAGGTGAAAATAGTATCATTAGATTTTTCATGAGAAATATGTTCATAGTATCATAGTCCTCGAGAACTCTTTCCGGTAGATATGAGAAGTATCAGTAAAAGTTGCATGCTGCAGACTGGGCCCGCGTTCTATACGAATAGAGGGAGTACATGAGCATACGTTTATGGATAGATCAAACTTTTGCAATTTTGCCTTTTATTCTAGGATACCAGTTTTGATTTTGTTGTGAGAGGAGCACATAAGACGGCAGTACTAATGTACAAGGAGTGTTTGCAGATCATGCAGTTGGCATTCCTACAATTAAAAAAAGATTATAGAATAATTTTCGCTCATACCAGCTAGCTTCTCAGCCTTGGTTAATATTGCGCTCTATTTAGTCACCTAGATTTGGTTGTCAGCTATTGCCtctccaagacaaactagattcTTCATATTCAAAACATGCGACCTTGGTTGATTACAAGTGTACCAAACTACTGGTAAATATTGTGTCCCTCTTATTGTCTCATTAATTAGCAAGGATCTTAACTGGTTTTAGTGGATGTTGGAATTATTCCATATGTTAGTGTGTGGCAATGAAAAAAGACGAAACATGGCTATAATGTGGAGGCATCACTACAACAGGTGGAGCCATGTGCCTGCAGGCCGACAGGACAGTGTGATGGGTGCCTAAGCCACTTAGAGAAAAGCCTTGTCCTAGCttatttttttttccttttaatTAGTTTCCTTGGAAAGCAAGATAGAATCTTGATCTTAGgaaatttttttcctttttgcgTCTCTGATATGGGAGGCTCCTGTATTAAGCCCGATCTTTGCACTAGGAAATGATAACTTGTTTTGCTTGATGAATAAAATGTCAACAACAGACACCAATGTATAGCCTTGGACAATGAACTCAACAAACATAACACTTGATGGATCTCTTGAGTCCACTCGAACAGATGCTCTTTGATTCTTACAAACAGAAGGAAATGCAAGAACTAAGGTGGAGGGCATCTCCCAATTCTAAGCTCAACTAGTTTCTTCTCAAATCAAGTGTGAAAGCATCAAGTAATACCCAATTCTCATGAAGATTAGGTAGTGAGTAAAGTAGGATAAGATTCACATGTATTTGGTTGGCCTCAAGCTCTTTATCGCACCATAACCGAGTCTCTCCTTGCAGCTCTGACCAATCCACCCGTCATTGCAAATAATTGCTCCTTACCCTTTGATTGTATGTCCATTTTTGCTTGATGTCTGGCCCACCAGATCTGGTACATGAAAAATCCATTCCATGAGCCATTGTAGT
The sequence above is a segment of the Aegilops tauschii subsp. strangulata cultivar AL8/78 chromosome 6, Aet v6.0, whole genome shotgun sequence genome. Coding sequences within it:
- the LOC109769547 gene encoding uncharacterized protein; amino-acid sequence: MNQPVQKNTLYVGGLAEEVDEKILHAAFVPFGEVKDVKTPLDQATQKHRSFGFVTFLEREDAAAAMDNMDGAELFGRVLTVNYAFPEKIKGGEQGWAAQPVWADADTWFERQQQEEEMKRLQTEQNAAMKEAERLHREKVAAEKNGETDEADPMAVAEAQAVN